The DNA window ACCGCGCTGGAATGGTATGACTTCACCGTCTACAACATCATGGCGGCGCTGATTTTCAACCACGTATTTTTCCCCTCTTTCGATCCGCTGGTGGGCACCATTTTGGCGTTTTCCACTTACGCGGTGGGTTATGTTTCGCGGCCGATTGGCGGTATCGTCTTTGGTCATCTGGGTGACGTGCTGGGACGGCGTTTTGTATTGGTGACCACGCTGGTGATCATGGGTGTGACAACCGCGCTGATGGGGTTGCTACCCGGTTATGCCAGTTGGGGGATTTGGAGCCCGCTGCTGTTGGTGACGCTGCGCTTTATTCAGGGAATTGCGCTGGGGGGCGAATGGGCGGGGGCGGTATTGCTGTCGATGGAGCACGGCAAGCCTCATCAGCGAGGACGCAACGCCTCCTTTGCTCAGGTTGGCCCTTCCTGCGGAACGTTGATCGGCACCGGGCTTATCACGCTGGTGACGGTGGCGATGACGGCGGAGGATTTCCAGCAGTGGGGCTGGCGTATTCCTTTCTTGCTTAGCCTGGTACTGGTGGTGTTTGGCCTGTGGCTACGCCGTGGCGTGGGGGAAACGCCTGCGTTTCTGAAACTGGAGGCATCGAAGGACGTTACCCATTCACCAATCCGCGAAGTTTTCACCCAGCATCGGCGTCCGCTGTTGATCGCCGGAGGTTCGCGTATTGGTTCCGACGTGCTGTATGCGCTGGTGGTGGTTTTTACCCTGACCTACGTCACTACGGTATTGAACCTGCCGCGCCCGGTGGCGTTGGCTGCCACCATGTTGGGGGCGATCGGTAACGCGATTACCGTGCCGATGTTCGGCGCACTGTCCGATCGTTTTGGCCGTCGGCCGGTGTATATCGGTGGGGCTTTGGCGGCGATGGTTTGGGCATTTGTGTTCTTTATGCTGCTCGAC is part of the Serratia quinivorans genome and encodes:
- the yhjE_2 gene encoding Inner membrane metabolite transport protein yhjE, whose translation is MSTSTTQPSIAEASTAEATAHPPNTGKLAAASSIGTALEWYDFTVYNIMAALIFNHVFFPSFDPLVGTILAFSTYAVGYVSRPIGGIVFGHLGDVLGRRFVLVTTLVIMGVTTALMGLLPGYASWGIWSPLLLVTLRFIQGIALGGEWAGAVLLSMEHGKPHQRGRNASFAQVGPSCGTLIGTGLITLVTVAMTAEDFQQWGWRIPFLLSLVLVVFGLWLRRGVGETPAFLKLEASKDVTHSPIREVFTQHRRPLLIAGGSRIGSDVLYALVVVFTLTYVTTVLNLPRPVALAATMLGAIGNAITVPMFGALSDRFGRRPVYIGGALAAMVWAFVFFMLLDSSQPVLICLAVVVGLLIHAAMYGPQAAFITEQFPTRVRYAGSSLAYTLAGIIGGGFAPLIIASLFKSYDSTLAISAYVVLALLITLWAVIAAKETAHKPL